From the genome of Anopheles funestus chromosome 2RL, idAnoFuneDA-416_04, whole genome shotgun sequence:
AATCGCAGCTGGTCAAGAAGCACACGGAAAAGGAGGACACACCACTGCTCGGCGGTGGTGCAGGACTGGCGGGGCTCGGCAGTAGCCCGGGAGCCGGTGTAGATAGTGCAACGATCGGTttcctcaacaacaacaataacaatcaCAACCAACACAATCACAACAAGGGTAGCTTGCAGCATCAACACTCGAACAGCAACAATGGCAGTAGTagacatcatcaccatcatcatcagcagcagcaacaacagaccCAGCATCTGcagcaaaatgtcaaaaatgaGCCACAGGATTTGCGGAAACCTTCGCACGGTTCGGTCGATGCGGACGAGGAAGAGGAGGTAGAGGAGGAAGGGATTGAGGATGCGTTCAGCAAGAGCTACCAGATGGCGAACATGATGGCGGCCGCAGCGGCAGCCGCCAAGTCGCACGTACCACCGCACGTCAGCGAATTACTACGACCCTCGATCCATCCCATACCGGAAGAGGAACTAAGGTAagtgtttttgggaaatagtttcaaatgatttttatgTAGCAACAGAGATTTGCTGATGTCTCTCTGTCTGTCTAGATGAGTTATTTGCACATTCCAATCGTATTGATTCATTTCGCTCACAGGAAACCGAAAGCGTCGGACACGAGCAGCAGTATGTTTGGGCTGGGTGTCTCCGATAAGCGGACAGCAAGCGAACAATCGGCCGTTAGTCAATCGGGTGCATCATCGTTAGGCACTTCTGGTTCCTCCGCTCCAACGACGCAATCTCTTGTGTCGTCGAACGCGACAAACACAACCGGTCGTTCGGAGAAAGATGAAATCCTGCCCTACCATCAAGATCACACCGGATCAACGGGGAGCTTTTCGTCACTAGCGGCCAACATCATCACCGACCACGCACCATCCATGCTCGGTGAGCCGAACTCGCTAGCCATGCTGGAGAAGAAAGCGCAGGAAGTGTTGAACTCCGCCTCGCAAGGTATTCTCTCCAACAATCTGCTCGATGAGCTGGCATTCGCGAACGATAAATCGTCCCCTAATGGGCGCAACGATGCGGCACTGTTCAAACACCGGTGTCGGTACTGTGGCAAAATCTTTGGTTCCGATTCGTCGCTACAGATCCACATCCGATCGCATACGGGTGAGCGGCCCTACAAGTGCAATGTGTGTGGAAGTCGCTTCACGACGAAGGGTAATCTGAAGGTGCATTTCCAGCGTCACTCAGACAAGTACCCGCACATCCCGATGAATCCGAACCCGGTGCCGGAACATCTGGACAAGTACTTCCCACCGCTTATCCCGCAGGAAGCCCTGAaggagcagcaacagcaacaacaacagcagcagcagcaacagcagacgGGCCAGTCACCTTCGCAGCCTTCGTCCATGCCTACCGGGGGTCCTGGAGGACCTGGAGGTCCTAATGGGCCGGCAGGCTTTCCCGGTGTTGGAGAGGGGCGTGCTCCACCAGGATTCCCACCGCGCAGTTTCTTCCCCGACTTTTACATCCCACGCCCTCCCCATCCACAGCTGCAGGATCTGTTTGGAGCGGCAGCTGCAGCGGCTGCAGCGAATGATGCCGCAGCTCGCAATCCGGTGGATCTGTCGCAGATGAAGAAACCGGTAGATCCGGTCCCACCACCAACGCGAGACGCAACACCCGAAATGCGCAACATGCATTCACCGGAGTTATCAAACGATGCGCCGACGCCTGGCGGGGCTAAGATTAAGCAGGAACCGATGGACGAGTCGTTGGATTTGTCCGACAAGTCGACGAAGGTGACGGGCGGTACGGGCCGTTCAACCAGCACACCGATCCAGCATCACCGGGATATGGATGAGAGTAAGGATGGTTCCAAGGAGGATGCCCAGATGATGGATCACTCGGATCACCTTAAAGATGACAATGGACCGTTGGGTACCGGGGCGCTTAGTGTTCTGAACACTTCGACCAGTGAGAAAGAGTTCCCGCTAAAGTTGAAAAATAACTCCATCGAAAATCTGGCCACAGTTCCGTCTGTATCGCCACCGTCGAGTTCGTCATCGGGCTCGCTCTACCAGGACACGGTCTTGGATCCGTCTTTCTATGCGGCGCATCTTCCACGCCCGGATAGCAACGATAGTTCGTGGGAGAACTTCATCGAGATCTCGTCCGAAACGTCCAAACTGCAGGAACTGGTAGACAACATCGAGAACAAGACGTCCGAACCGAATCAATGTCTCGTGTGCAAGAAGGTGTTGTCGTGTCGTAGCGCTCTTCAGATGCACTACCGTGTGCACACGGGTGAGCGACCCTTCCGGTGCAAGATCTGTGGCCGATCCTTCACCACTAAGGGTAACCTGAAGACGCACATGAGCGTACACCGGATAAAGCCACCGATGCGTACCCTGCATCAGTGTCCGGTGTGTCATCAGAAGTTCTCGAATATCTTCGTGCTGCAGCAGCATATACGGTTGCACACGGGTGAGATGACGGATCTTACACCGGACCAGATAAAGGCAGCTGAAATTAAGGATTATGAGGGTGGGGTGCCACCGCCCCCACACCCGGATGCGTTGCGACTGAACCCGTTCGGGATGAGGCTAGCCAGTGAgttccaccagcagcagcaacatctcgctcagcaacagcagcaccagcagcagcagttgcatcatcaacagcaacagcagcagcaacagaacaAGCGTTCCCTAGAGCATTCGGATGAGGAGAATGATCATGAGAACGGACCGCGACCGTCATCGGTCGATCGTGGTGTAACTCCTATCGGCAAAATGCCCAAAGTACCGATCCACGAAAAGCTGAAAGTCAAGACGGGCCTAACGTCTCCGGCGATCGAGAGTCAGGTGGAGGACCTTCGTACGATGAACCTGCAGCGGCTTTCGATGCGATCGCTTCCGCCGGCGGATGATTCGTTTTCGCGAGACTCATCCTCCGCCAGTCCCACCACCGCCATGTCCACCGGTTCTGAAGCGAAGCGTCTTCGCTCTTCCAGTCCCTCGAACACGTCCTCCTCGACGGTACATTCGCGCCGCTCACCGATCTCAACTCCACCGACGGTGGGCGGTGCGGAGCAGGCGAGTGCGGCGGGACGGGCCGCGGCAGCTGCAGCCGCTGCGGTTGCCTTCCCGTACGGGCCTCCGTTTCTCGGTATGCCACAGTTCCCGCCATTCATCAATCGGCCGCCATTTCTTGGCAATGTTCCGATCGTGCCACCCGGTTCCAGCATGCCACCATTCGGACTTTTCGGTAAGTACCAACTACCGCCACCACATTCTTCCCTTCAACCTTTCCACTGCCGCCTTCGCATCCCCACCTACCCCTGATCCGTCCGCTTCCACCCCCTTTTTTGCGTTACCTCTTTCGCACCTCATCTTTCCGCCATATTTGCCTGCTGCACACCGCTGCCAAACGTTGCGATCGTCGCCATTAGTTAAAAATCTGACCGATCGCGTGCACTCACAACGCATCACGTGTTACGTGTATTTTGTTATTCGTAATTCTTTTTTGCGCATCTCGTTTTCTCTCTgacaagagtaaaaaataaaaacacattaccCTCCACCCATGTAATGTCCCTTCCtctgtttcaatttttcctcACTCCACTTTCCTTCATCTCTCAGTCGAAACACACCCTCTCCAACCCCACCTTTTCCTTCACCCATCCCACCCAAAAACGTTAACCATATCGTTTCAGAACATTCAGATTTCTTATTACagaaaatttgattaattGTAGGCGTTCGTGGAAACACAACAACTTGtaatatttgctttaaaaCTTTCGCCTGTAATTCCGCACTCGAAATTCATTACCGAAGCCATACGAAGGAGCGCCCATTCAAATGTTCAATCTGCGATCGAGGATTCTCTACCAAGgtaaaggaacaaaaacaaaaaaaaacgaaacaaaaaaaaaacaaacaatacaacTCTTCCTTTCCCTGTCTCTTTTCCCTGACCAGTAATGAAATCCTTCTGCTCTTTgggatttgtgtttttgttttgtatccaAATGTGATGTGGATAACttattgaatgatttttttgcaataagtaTTCATCTGTGTTCTAAGTTCGTTGTGTTCTTACACCTGTTTTGTCTGTTTATTTCACTCTAttggtttcttcctttttaaatttattgctcTATTTGTGTTACATGACCAGCAATGACTTATATATTTTTGTgctgcaacttttttttccaatttgcactattttttctttgttttgtgacaaatttttatattgctGATTTTCATACCTTCGACTATTCTCCTTTCACTTACTTCCTTTTTCCACCCCGGCCTTTGTAGTGTGTATTTTGAATGtcctctctctgtctctctgttTGATtgagtgtattttttgtatggCTACGTACTCggaattgtaaaacagatgaaaaaatgaaaacataattaaatgtAGTTTAGGAAGAACGATCATATCGTTTCACCGGAAAGGCAATTTTATTAGGAAATAAACGACAAAGGTGGTAcgacaaagcaaaaaaaaaggtttccttGCAAATATTCTTTGGAGGATAAAGAAATCATAGCTATGACGGTATAAGATCACTTacacaaaacatgaaaaaagaaaaggatcaAGCACAGACACAAAAAATACGCTCCTTTATGTGGcatttcaaatttgacaagCTTGACAAATGTCAACATTGCACGGTTGACAATTATGAGACGGCAAACAATGGCTTTCGCCACAATGGAATAAATGCTGAGGATCATAATCGGAGGGGATGCGTTATGTGCTCCGATCGCTTCAGATATCGGTAACCAAAGAAAGACGTTACGTTGCGGTTCGTTGAATCGCAACGGAACCCAACGCCAATTGAAGAGAAAGCACTGTcacgaaaaacgaaatttgTCGCACAGAATGCGTACGGCAAACAGACgcgggaagaaaaaagggaagaacgATTAGAGCGtgaaatgatcttttttttgttgttttacaaaacGAAAAGCAGCACAAAAGCTACTCCTTTTTCTGGGTTTACTTCTGCTTATTTGCTCTTTGTCATCTGTAACAGGCAATTCTTTTAAGCGCAGTTATATACTCAAGTGAAGCAAAATAAGAGGACTAAAATTGAGGATTAAAATAGGCGATTAAATGTCGCTTGGAATCCAATACGGGCAGCAGAAATTGAGACTTGCATTacaaaaatagcaaagaaTTTCATGCTCGGAATGTGCTTATGGTTCGAATTGGACTgggattttcttttgccagcaaaaaacaattcaacgcACTAAAGATCATTCGTCGAACGATCGATCGGTTGACATTTTGGGCGGTTGTTGGAAAATGTagagaatttttaaaactttcccCCACCATCCTGTACTGAATGGGAGTTCATAAAGAGAAATGGTACCGAGCAGACGAGCTGGGCGGATTGATTCGAGTTGACATttactgaaacaaaaatattctaaaagtggttgacagaaaaaaaaactcaagacaagaaaagaaagcacaTCACACTAATTGCACATTACTTACCGTCTGTTTCGACACGTTtgcttatgtttttatttgcatagTTTGCATCATGTAAAGATCGAATGCGAGAACCGCCGCGATCGTCGATCGGTTTATACACTGTCGTCTAAAATTAAGCACCCAGAAGTGCATCTTTTAAattgttgttgcgtttttcttttttggcttTCTTTTGTATGCCACTGCAgttactttttgtttctctcacACACTCACCCATCTGCACATTATTTCTGCGATCAGTGACAACGATCGCACCCGCGGAAACTGACTAGTATCGATAACTGGCACGCACTTCTTGCGCAATACGCGCCTCATTGCCTCAGGTTCTGTTTGGGGGATTGTCTTCCCGttttagcttttatttttatgttccacatgtttgtgtatgtgctttTTATCTTCTTAGTAAAGGGTTGCTtcttagttgtttttttttcttcaactctATTTTCACCTTCTTTTACCATTAAACGCTTTACCGCTTTGCGTGtgtatagttttattttatattgttaGTATTATTATTGTACTGTGTTATGTAGCTGCTTGTTATTTCAGTTTCAGTGTCTCGTGTTTCGCTTCCTTCCTTAACAGTTATCGGAACGCAGACAAATACACTCGAGCACATTTTAAAGGTCCTCAATTCCTTCCTCAATCACTTTGGCGGACTCTTTGCATGGAGACTCGTGATTGTTTTttacactaaaaaaaaataaataaagccagcaccgacctCATTGCTACCGACTACTCTGTCTGCAATAAATTagtgaaatgtttgttttcgatGTACATTCCCATCggggaaaaagaaaggagTAAAATGGGATTGAAATACAaacaaagagagaagaaattaAGGAATATTTGGAATGAAGAATTTTGGGAAAACTATCCAAACCGAAAGCGAACATTTCTGCATGGTTGTGTagtttatttaaagctttctAACGAAGATCTTTCACGAAACAATTTGGTGCAGGACACAGTATGATActaaactgtttttggtgtgttttgtttgtgcttgttTGTGAACACTTTTTGggctttctttgttttgtttttactttcctATGCATTCCTATCTATTGCTTCCTTTTCCCTTTTACACGTCCTTAGCTTTCCACCTACTATATCTTGCTCCTTCCTTGTAAAGAATTTATAAATCAATATTTCGTTGTTTTCAAACCAAACTAACGAAAGTTTCTTCCCACTCTTCACCGTTTTTTTCGGCCTTTTTTTCCAACTCTCGCAGGGAAATATGAAGCAGCACATGCTCACACACAAAATCCGTGATATGTTCGGCAGCTCGGGTGGCAATTCCGGGGATGAGTCACGCACTCAAACCCCACCCCAGGATAACCATTCGCAGTCGTCCAATGGTTCGGAGTCGCACCACCAGTCAtcacaccagcagcaacaacagcaagatGGCGGTGCGCAGGACTTTTCGTCCTCCGGTGGTGGAAGACATCGTTACGGTGGTGGCAGCCGTGAACGGTCCAGATCCGCCGGCAGCTACGACGATGGACCGTCGAAACCGTTGATGGAAATGGCCGACGGTGGTCCGCCGGGATCGGCTGTGTCGGACGAGAATGGATCGAGCAGCATGGCGTCGATCGCATCCGATCGGGGCAGTTCACCGACACCGTTGATGGCGGGCAGTGCGGCCGCTGTAGCAGccgctgctgcagctgctgcagccgCTGCGGCCGCTGCTGCCTccaacaacaactacaacgAGTACGGCATGGGAAAGGAGGTGGTCGATCTGAAAAACTGGTGCCAGAAGCTGAAGGAAATGCCGGAAAACATTGCCGCGAGTTGATAATGTACGCGCAACAGTACGCTGGTAGGTGGTGGGCTTAGCACTTCCCGGCCTGGCGAAGGttaaacacactcacacacacggaaCAACAATCGAATTTCTCTACCAAAGCTGAAAGCTGACACGAGACAGTGCGAGCAATGAGCAGCTGTtgggacaaaaaaaatgcagaacaaaacagaaaataatcaaaacacaCCGACACACATATGAAAGGTGCGTATTATGGCGCGATTTCGGCAAGGACTCTTCGAGACGAATCGCTGCGTTACATATCAAAGAACTTCGTGTTCCGTTTCGTTTACCATTACTTTCTGCACTGCTCCTACACACAGAGATGTAGAgacttttgtgatttttttttgtaaatagcAAATGAACGTTACTCCACGGCACTATCACACATATTGGCGGAGTTTTGGCGGTTGGAAGGTTTTCaagttgtgcaaaaaaaaaaataacaaacaaacaatcgcaAAACTAGTGAAGAAGTAAACAGCAAAAGTAAGTAACCACAATGTTATTTCAAAAGTGAGTAAAGGTGTTAGATAAATCATACAAAACAGGTAGGAGTAATGaaagtaatgaaaacaaaatgcaaaagaagagcaaaacaaaaacacagaaaaagcaacaaaaaatatacaacaacCCCCCTCTCCCCCCATATAAATCGCtgtatgtgagtgtgtgtgtgtgcgtgtcagTGTGTAAGTGTATGTAAATGTACAATGTATCGTAGACATTGCGCAAAACGCAAACTGTAGTTCAAAACGCTCGATTTGATGAGTGACGGAAATGTGCAACACACATGGATAAGATGGCAGCGGAAAAATCAAAgtacactgtgtgtgtgtgtgtgattgtggaAATGGAATTGTGGGgtagtgagaaagagagagagagaaaaagagagagcgagcgtTTTGTTTAAGTGTGCACACAAAACGCATATTAtcaaaaacaagaagaaaaaccctTATATGTAGCATTAAGTTTTAGGTGTGTATAGCTGCGACAGCAAACTATGAAGAGAGTAGataaaaagcaagaaaaagcgaaaaaaaaataagaaaaagaaaatacaagacaggaaaaagaaaaaccaaaacaatcggAATGTTtcacaagaagaaaacaacaacaacaaaaaaacaaaacaatgcgcATGTGTTTCAAATCGAATTAAATCAAACAGGTCAAGTGGGTGAAAAAAGAGGAATGTTTTGCGTgcgaagaaaagtgaaacgatTGTGAGCTTTtctgatcgattttttgttctgtggttgttgttgctttgtgaTTGTGGTGGTGAAATGGGGAAAAGGTCTCTCATATACACGAAACTGTGTTAATCATAAAATGAGTAAACactagaagaaaacaacacattgCAAAAAATGGGGAGAAAAACATATAAGACACTCCTCTTAGCTActacaaaacgaacaaaaccaatatgtgacaaaaaacaaacacaaaacagcacTGTTTTATATTAAGCTGAGAAAACttgcgacaaaacaaaacaacaaaaataagagaagaaaaaaaacacgagagCATCAATGCATCAACACGAACATTACAGGAATTTGTGCATATAGtttacgtttgttttcttcccccaATAATTCCCAATGATCGATGATTTAAATGTATggtttgaagttgttttttttgtcacccGTTCAAGGAGAAAATTTGACGAGGAAGTAAGAAATGGAGAAGGAGGAACCTGCCGTTCATTTTAGGTTTGTTGCTTTCTGTTCTTCGTCACGCACTATTGTCAGTGTGGGCTGCTTTGTGGGTAGCCCCAAGCAGTAACGATCGCAATtcgaaatgaaacaacattttTGTGATAATTTATGTTATACACTAGCTACTGGGAATATTATTCGTAGGTATTTATACTCTATTACTTTTAAggcgctgtttttttttgtattatttccaATTAATAAACCAAACCACTGTGGATGAAAATGATAAAGTAAAAACGTTgtgttttcgttgttttggatgagttttttggg
Proteins encoded in this window:
- the LOC125763359 gene encoding homeotic protein spalt-major-like isoform X1; its protein translation is MIQVDPVGYPSNVKDESSADEDMKENGCTDNENTIAKPSVQLLAKMSEEFAEKAAAAARLNDHHLHHPHYQSAAAAATTGRHQQSQDRPDGISPNEDNLSEDENNDDEELADGRSSGAATAVDRAAVNDRASEHDGEDVGGDDKKGHGGGSGECGTGRSSPRSPVSLVGRVSVNEGLGSMLAGGDHRDEPSNLAAAAAAAALGGPAAAAALAAAAAAAAAASAAKNTNPAAVGGGSLPAGDFNPAAAFGFPAAPPAPGMSIQAFQNAIAQFTANALANNMDNDTVVKNLAILQSALFTLQQQQFLQFQLIQHLQSQLVKKHTEKEDTPLLGGGAGLAGLGSSPGAGVDSATIGFLNNNNNNHNQHNHNKGSLQHQHSNSNNGSSRHHHHHHQQQQQQTQHLQQNVKNEPQDLRKPSHGSVDADEEEEVEEEGIEDAFSKSYQMANMMAAAAAAAKSHVPPHVSELLRPSIHPIPEEELRKPKASDTSSSMFGLGVSDKRTASEQSAVSQSGASSLGTSGSSAPTTQSLVSSNATNTTGRSEKDEILPYHQDHTGSTGSFSSLAANIITDHAPSMLGEPNSLAMLEKKAQEVLNSASQGILSNNLLDELAFANDKSSPNGRNDAALFKHRCRYCGKIFGSDSSLQIHIRSHTGERPYKCNVCGSRFTTKGNLKVHFQRHSDKYPHIPMNPNPVPEHLDKYFPPLIPQEALKEQQQQQQQQQQQQQTGQSPSQPSSMPTGGPGGPGGPNGPAGFPGVGEGRAPPGFPPRSFFPDFYIPRPPHPQLQDLFGAAAAAAAANDAAARNPVDLSQMKKPVDPVPPPTRDATPEMRNMHSPELSNDAPTPGGAKIKQEPMDESLDLSDKSTKVTGGTGRSTSTPIQHHRDMDESKDGSKEDAQMMDHSDHLKDDNGPLGTGALSVLNTSTSEKEFPLKLKNNSIENLATVPSVSPPSSSSSGSLYQDTVLDPSFYAAHLPRPDSNDSSWENFIEISSETSKLQELVDNIENKTSEPNQCLVCKKVLSCRSALQMHYRVHTGERPFRCKICGRSFTTKGNLKTHMSVHRIKPPMRTLHQCPVCHQKFSNIFVLQQHIRLHTGEMTDLTPDQIKAAEIKDYEGGVPPPPHPDALRLNPFGMRLASEFHQQQQHLAQQQQHQQQQLHHQQQQQQQQNKRSLEHSDEENDHENGPRPSSVDRGVTPIGKMPKVPIHEKLKVKTGLTSPAIESQVEDLRTMNLQRLSMRSLPPADDSFSRDSSSASPTTAMSTGSEAKRLRSSSPSNTSSSTVHSRRSPISTPPTVGGAEQASAAGRAAAAAAAAVAFPYGPPFLGMPQFPPFINRPPFLGNVPIVPPGSSMPPFGLFGVRGNTTTCNICFKTFACNSALEIHYRSHTKERPFKCSICDRGFSTKGNMKQHMLTHKIRDMFGSSGGNSGDESRTQTPPQDNHSQSSNGSESHHQSSHQQQQQQDGGAQDFSSSGGGRHRYGGGSRERSRSAGSYDDGPSKPLMEMADGGPPGSAVSDENGSSSMASIASDRGSSPTPLMAGSAAAVAAAAAAAAAAAAAAASNNNYNEYGMGKEVVDLKNWCQKLKEMPENIAAS
- the LOC125763359 gene encoding homeotic protein spalt-major-like isoform X2; protein product: MIQVDPVGYPSNVKDESSADEDMKENGCTDNENTIAKPSVQLLAKMSEEFAEKAAAAARLNDHHLHHPHYQSAAAAATTGRHQQSQDRPDGISPNEDNLSEDENNDDEELADGRSSGAATAVDRAAVNDRASEHDGEDVGGDDKKGHGGGSGECGTGRSSPRSPVSLVGRVSVNEGLGSMLAGGDHRDEPSNLAAAAAAAALGGPAAAAALAAAAAAAAAASAAKNTNPAAVGGGSLPAGDFNPAAAFGFPAAPPAPGMSIQAFQNAIAQFTANALANNMDNDTVVKNLAILQSALFTLQQQQFLQFQLIQHLQSQLVKKHTEKEDTPLLGGGAGLAGLGSSPGAGVDSATIGFLNNNNNNHNQHNHNKGSLQHQHSNSNNGSSRHHHHHHQQQQQQTQHLQQNVKNEPQDLRKPSHGSVDADEEEEVEEEGIEDAFSKSYQMANMMAAAAAAAKSHVPPHVSELLRPSIHPIPEEELRKPKASDTSSSMFGLGVSDKRTASEQSAVSQSGASSLGTSGSSAPTTQSLVSSNATNTTGRSEKDEILPYHQDHTGSTGSFSSLAANIITDHAPSMLGEPNSLAMLEKKAQEVLNSASQGILSNNLLDELAFANDKSSPNGRNDAALFKHRCRYCGKIFGSDSSLQIHIRSHTGERPYKCNVCGSRFTTKGNLKVHFQRHSDKYPHIPMNPNPVPEHLDKYFPPLIPQEALKEQQQQQQQQQQQQQTGQSPSQPSSMPTGGPGGPGGPNGPAGFPGVGEGRAPPGFPPRSFFPDFYIPRPPHPQLQDLFGAAAAAAAANDAAARNPVDLSQMKKPVDPVPPPTRDATPEMRNMHSPELSNDAPTPGGAKIKQEPMDESLDLSDKSTKVTGGTGRSTSTPIQHHRDMDESKDGSKEDAQMMDHSDHLKDDNGPLGTGALSVLNTSTSEKEFPLKLKNNSIENLATVPSVSPPSSSSSGSLYQDTVLDPSFYAAHLPRPDSNDSSWENFIEISSETSKLQELVDNIENKTSEPNQCLVCKKVLSCRSALQMHYRVHTGERPFRCKICGRSFTTKGNLKTHMSVHRIKPPMRTLHQCPVCHQKFSNIFVLQQHIRLHTGEMTDLTPDQIKAAEIKDYEGGVPPPPHPDALRLNPFGMRLASEFHQQQQHLAQQQQHQQQQLHHQQQQQQQQNKRSLEHSDEENDHENGPRPSSVDRGVTPIGKMPKVPIHEKLKVKTGLTSPAIESQVEDLRTMNLQRLSMRSLPPADDSFSRDSSSASPTTAMSTGSEAKRLRSSSPSNTSSSTVHSRRSPISTPPTVGGAEQASAAGRAAAAAAAAVAFPYGPPFLGMPQFPPFINRPPFLGNVPIVPPGSSMPPFGLFENLINCRRSWKHNNL
- the LOC125763359 gene encoding homeotic protein spalt-major-like isoform X3; protein product: MIQVDPVGYPSNVKDESSADEDMKENGCTDNENTIAKPSVQLLAKMSEEFAEKAAAAARLNDHHLHHPHYQSAAAAATTGRHQQSQDRPDGISPNEDNLSEDENNDDEELADGRSSGAATAVDRAAVNDRASEHDGEDVGGDDKKGHGGGSGECGTGRSSPRSPVSLVGRVSVNEGLGSMLAGGDHRDEPSNLAAAAAAAALGGPAAAAALAAAAAAAAAASAAKNTNPAAVGGGSLPAGDFNPAAAFGFPAAPPAPGMSIQAFQNAIAQFTANALANNMDNDTVVKNLAILQSALFTLQQQQFLQFQLIQHLQSQLVKKHTEKEDTPLLGGGAGLAGLGSSPGAGVDSATIGFLNNNNNNHNQHNHNKGSLQHQHSNSNNGSSRHHHHHHQQQQQQTQHLQQNVKNEPQDLRKPSHGSVDADEEEEVEEEGIEDAFSKSYQMANMMAAAAAAAKSHVPPHVSELLRPSIHPIPEEELRKPKASDTSSSMFGLGVSDKRTASEQSAVSQSGASSLGTSGSSAPTTQSLVSSNATNTTGRSEKDEILPYHQDHTGSTGSFSSLAANIITDHAPSMLGEPNSLAMLEKKAQEVLNSASQGILSNNLLDELAFANDKSSPNGRNDAALFKHRCRYCGKIFGSDSSLQIHIRSHTGERPYKCNVCGSRFTTKGNLKVHFQRHSDKYPHIPMNPNPVPEHLDKYFPPLIPQEALKEQQQQQQQQQQQQQTGQSPSQPSSMPTGGPGGPGGPNGPAGFPGVGEGRAPPGFPPRSFFPDFYIPRPPHPQLQDLFGAAAAAAAANDAAARNPVDLSQMKKPVDPVPPPTRDATPEMRNMHSPELSNDAPTPGGAKIKQEPMDESLDLSDKSTKVTGGTGRSTSTPIQHHRDMDESKDGSKEDAQMMDHSDHLKDDNGPLGTGALSVLNTSTSEKEFPLKLKNNSIENLATVPSVSPPSSSSSGSLYQDTVLDPSFYAAHLPRPDSNDSSWENFIEISSETSKLQELVDNIENKTSEPNQCLVCKKVLSCRSALQMHYRVHTGERPFRCKICGRSFTTKGNLKTHMSVHRIKPPMRTLHQCPVCHQKFSNIFVLQQHIRLHTGEMTDLTPDQIKAAEIKDYEGGVPPPPHPDALRLNPFGMRLASEFHQQQQHLAQQQQHQQQQLHHQQQQQQQQNKRSLEHSDEENDHENGPRPSSVDRGVTPIGKMPKVPIHEKLKVKTGLTSPAIESQVEDLRTMNLQRLSMRSLPPADDSFSRDSSSASPTTAMSTGSEAKRLRSSSPSNTSSSTVHSRRSPISTPPTVGGAEQASAAGRAAAAAAAAVAFPYGPPFLGMPQFPPFINRPPFLGNVPIVPPGSSMPPFGLFGKYEAAHAHTQNP